CTGAAGTGCATGAAGAAACTTGCAGTGTATACTGTATACAATAACCAGTGGTAACAGTTTATACCTAAAGAATTTTTCTTTTCGGAGACCATTGTCAGGAGGCGCACGCTTACAGGAGGGATGGTTTCGTGGCTGGTACATTGGCTGAAAGGATCATAGAACGAAAGGTTGGTCGCAAGGTTACACCCGGGGAAATAGTTGTAGTGGAAGTGGATCTCTGCTACCTACAAGACGGAACTGGGCCTCTCACGGTTAGGCAAATGGCCAAACTCGGGGAAGAGGCAATTTGGGACTCATCCAAGGCAGCAGTGTTTATAGACCACGCGTCTCCTAGCTGTCACAAGGCCCTCTCCAACGACCACGCCCTCCTGAGAAAGTTCGCCAAGAGGACCGGAGTCCGGCTATATGACGTTGGCGATGGTATTTGCCACCAACTGGCATGCGAAGAACTGATCAAGCCAGCACAGATTGTGATAGGGGCAGACTCGCACACCTGCATGGGTGGTGCGTTAGGTGCCCTTTCTACGGGCATGGGTTCCACGGATGTTGCCGTTATCCTGGCACATGGGAAGACTTGGCTCAGGGTGCCCGAGACCCTGCGGGTAAGAGTGACTGGTGCTTTTTCCGACGGAGTTTTTGCCAAGGACCTTATGCTTCATCTCATAGGTATGATCGGGGCAGACGGTGCCACGTACAAGTCTCTGGAATTCTGCGGGTCAGGGGTTAATCACCTGACCATGGAGGACCGGCTTACCATCGCTAACATGGCAGTGGAATGTGGAGCCAAGGCGGGTCTGTTTCCTTCAGACGAAATAACCGAGCGATACTTAGCGTCAATGGGGCGAAAAGAAGACTACGCTCCGCTCTCATCCGAAGAGTGTCCTGTCGATCAGGAGATAGAAGTCAACCTAGCTGAACTGGGGCCCACAATCGCGGTTCCTCATACCGTAGACAGTGCCAAACCCATAGATGAGGTTGCTGGAATACCCATTGACCAAGTAGTGGTAGGTACCTGCACAAATGGAAGGGAAGGAGATCTTGCCACATTGGCTCGCTTTCTCAAGGGCAAGAGAGTCCATCCAAACACAAGGTTGCTTGTCATCCCGGCCTCCAGACGCGTCTACCTCAATGCTGTAACCGATGGCATAGTTGAGGTCCTGCTACAGGCAGGTGCTGCAGTAATATCTCCCACATGTGGACCCTGTCTAGGGCTTCACGCGGGCATTCTCGGAGATGGCGAAAAGTGCTTGAGTACCCAGAACAGAAACTTCAAGGGGCGAATGGGCAATCCAGAATCTGAGGTATACTTGGCGTCTCCAGCAGTGGCCGCGGTAACAGCCATTAATGGACGGATTTCAGACCCCAGGGAGGTGAAGTAGGTGATTATCGCAGGAAGGGCCTGGAAGTTCGGCGACGACATCAGCACAGATCTTATTGCACCTGGTAGGTATTTCCACCTGAGATCCAATATGGAGGAGTTCGCCAAGCACGTTTTCGAGGACGCGAACCCCGATTTCGCCACGGAGGTGAAGGCGGGAGACTTCGTGGTAGCCGGCAAGAATTTTGGGCTTGGGTCAAGTCGAGAGCATGCACCGCTATTGATCAAAATGGCTGGAGTGAGTGCCATTATTGCCAAATCCGTGGCCAGGATATTCTTCAGAAACGCCATCAACCTCGGGCTTCCCGTGTTGATATGCGACACTGATTCCATAGAGGAAGGGGCTCAGTTAGAGGCGGACCTGGTAAAGGGGATCCTGAGAGTGATACCCGATGGGCAACCCATCACTTTTACGGCTCTTCCAGACGTCATGCTAAAAATACTGAACGATGGCGGGCTCATTGATCACATGAAGAAACACAAGGGTTTCGCGCTGAGCGACTAAACAATCTTGGGAGGGAGTTCCAGTGACTGCTTCTAATGGAGAGAAGATATCCGTAGAACAAGGGGCCCTTAAGGTGCCCGACAATGTCATCATCCCCTATATAGAAGGTGATGGCGTAGGGCCCGGCATATGGGCTGCATCCAAGAAGGTTTTCGACGCTGCGGTTCTTAGGAGGTACGGGAACTCCCGAAGCGTGGTGTGGACGGAGGTGCTTGCGGGTGAGAAGGCCTACGAGGCCACCGGACAATGGCTCCCGCAGAGCACTCTAGATACCGTTGTGGAACACACGGTGACCATTAAGGGACCCCTTACTACCCCGGTTG
The DNA window shown above is from Bacillota bacterium and carries:
- a CDS encoding 3-isopropylmalate dehydratase large subunit, coding for MAGTLAERIIERKVGRKVTPGEIVVVEVDLCYLQDGTGPLTVRQMAKLGEEAIWDSSKAAVFIDHASPSCHKALSNDHALLRKFAKRTGVRLYDVGDGICHQLACEELIKPAQIVIGADSHTCMGGALGALSTGMGSTDVAVILAHGKTWLRVPETLRVRVTGAFSDGVFAKDLMLHLIGMIGADGATYKSLEFCGSGVNHLTMEDRLTIANMAVECGAKAGLFPSDEITERYLASMGRKEDYAPLSSEECPVDQEIEVNLAELGPTIAVPHTVDSAKPIDEVAGIPIDQVVVGTCTNGREGDLATLARFLKGKRVHPNTRLLVIPASRRVYLNAVTDGIVEVLLQAGAAVISPTCGPCLGLHAGILGDGEKCLSTQNRNFKGRMGNPESEVYLASPAVAAVTAINGRISDPREVK
- a CDS encoding 3-isopropylmalate dehydratase small subunit; translated protein: MIAGRAWKFGDDISTDLIAPGRYFHLRSNMEEFAKHVFEDANPDFATEVKAGDFVVAGKNFGLGSSREHAPLLIKMAGVSAIIAKSVARIFFRNAINLGLPVLICDTDSIEEGAQLEADLVKGILRVIPDGQPITFTALPDVMLKILNDGGLIDHMKKHKGFALSD